A window of Pullulanibacillus sp. KACC 23026 genomic DNA:
TTCGCCAAGCTGTTCGAGTTTTTCCACTCGAGAATAAGTGATGTGTGAGCTTTCAACTCCAATTTTAAGAGTCTTGGATAAGCCGCGGCTTTCAAGCTGCTGTTTGACAAACGTCCAAGGATCTTCATGGTCTCCGTAGCCGATTAATTCACCTTCCCAGCCGGAAGCTCTAGCATCTGTTTTCTCCATTGCTGGGCAGATAAGAAATGGCGCCGCTTCAGGAAAAACAAACAGGGCAAGCAAGCGTTCATGCGGGTTGGAACGAAACCCTGTTAAGTAAAATATAGACATAGGATCGGATACGAATCCAAATGAAAAATCAAGTTGTTTGATCTCGTTGATCAACTTGGTCAAACGATGGTTCACTTTGAGTCCTCCTCATGATAAATCGATTATTGGTTTATTCTATCATAAATAATCTGAATAGGTATTAGAGAAACTTTTAGGGTGCTATATATTTGATTAGAGGAAAAGAGAGGAGATATAGTAAAAGAGAAAGGTTCATTATTAATTAACTATAGAAGGAGTGTCAGGATGAAACTTACATACTTTGGACATTCAACCGTTCTTTTTGAAACAGAAAAAGGCAACTTTATTATCGATCCTTTTATTTCGGGAAATGGTTCTAATTCGTTGAGTGTCGATGATGTGCCGAAGCTGGATGCGATCCTTTTAACCCACGGTCATAATGATCATGTCGGTGATGCGTTTGATTTGGCTAAACGTGACGGTGCTGTCATTGTTGCGGTTGCTGAACTTGCTGGTTACGCCGCTTCAAAAGGGGCAAAAGCACACGGTATGTCAATAGGAGGCGGCTACAATTTTGATTTCGGCCGTGTGACGTATACGATTGCTTTTCACGGTTCGAGTTATACAGATGAGAATAATAACATTATTTATACGGGAATGCCAGGTGGATTGCTCTTAAATGTTGAGGGGAAAACGATCTATCATGCAGGGGATACAGCCCTCTACTCGGATATGAAACTGCTGGGCGAACGACACAAGATCGATCTTGCTTTCTTGCCGATTGGTGACAACTTTACCATGGGACCAGAGGAAGCGGCTATTGCAGCTGAATGGGTCGGTGCCAAAGTAGTAGTGCCTATTCACTACAATACGTTCCCTGTTATTGAACAGGATCCTCATGCTTTTGTTGCTTCATTAAAGGCAGAAGGTAAAATTATGAATCCTGGCGATAGCCTTACCCTATAAAAAATGTTTTAAAAAACCTTTCGTTTGATGGCCATATGGCATGACGAAAGGTTTTTCTCATATTCGTCAAAATGAGTTGCTGTCTCAGTTCAACTAGTGTTCAGGCAGGGATCGGATCGCTATCGTGATGAATGGAGGGACCTGTCAATCACGATTCTTTAATCATAAAAGATTAGATGGCGTCTCCTCACTTTTGTTTTATAGTGCTTCTCGGTATAATAGTGTCAGTATAAAGGACGGGAGAACCGCTATGGTAACGAAGCACGAACAACTCTTAGAGTACATAAAAGGGTTAGAGATTGGACATAAAATTTCTGTTCGCCAAGTGGCGAGAGCATTGAGTGTTAGTGAGGGGACTGCATACCGAGCCATAAAGGATGCAGAGAACCAAGGGTTTGTCAGCACGATTGAACGGGTCGGCACCATTCGTATTGAGAAAAAGCACAAAGGAAATATCGAGCGCCTGACTTATGCAGAAGTGGTTAATATTGTGGATGGGCAGGTGCTTGGCGGAAAAGAGGGACTCCATAAAACCTTGAACCGCTTTGTCATAGGAGCTATGAAGCTTGAAGCCATGAT
This region includes:
- a CDS encoding metal-dependent hydrolase, translated to MKLTYFGHSTVLFETEKGNFIIDPFISGNGSNSLSVDDVPKLDAILLTHGHNDHVGDAFDLAKRDGAVIVAVAELAGYAASKGAKAHGMSIGGGYNFDFGRVTYTIAFHGSSYTDENNNIIYTGMPGGLLLNVEGKTIYHAGDTALYSDMKLLGERHKIDLAFLPIGDNFTMGPEEAAIAAEWVGAKVVVPIHYNTFPVIEQDPHAFVASLKAEGKIMNPGDSLTL